One Grus americana isolate bGruAme1 chromosome Z, bGruAme1.mat, whole genome shotgun sequence DNA window includes the following coding sequences:
- the TMED7 gene encoding transmembrane emp24 domain-containing protein 7, with the protein MPLRGFRAARPWGRLPPLLLVALAACAARASEITFELPDNAKQCFYEEIAQGTKCTLEFQVITGGHYDVDCRLEDPDGIVLYKEMKKQYDSFTFTASRNGTYKFCFSNEFSTFTHKTVYFDFQVGEDPPLFPSENRVTALTQMESACVSIHEALKSVIDYQTHFRLREAQGRSRAEDLNTRVAYWSIGEAIILLVVSIGQVFLLKSFFSDKRTTTTRVGS; encoded by the exons ATGCCGCTGCGGGGCTTCCGGGCCGCACGGCCGTGGGGGCGGCTACCGCCGTTGCTCCTGGTGGCGCTGGCGGCCTGCGCGGCGCGGGCCTCTGAGATCACCTTCGAGCTGCCCGACAACGCCAAGCAGTGCTTCTACGAGGAGATCGCCCAGGGCACCAAGTGCACCCTCGAGTTCCAG gtgATCACTGGAGGCCATTATGATGTTGACTGTCGGTTGGAAGATCCTGATGGCATTGTATTGTACaaagagatgaagaaacaaTATGATAGCTTCACGTTTACTGCATCCAGAAATGGAACATACAAATTCTGCTTCAGCAACGAATTCTCTACTTTCACACACAAAACTGTGTACTTTGATTTCCAGGTTGGAGAAGATCCACCACTATTTCCTAGTGAGAACAGAGTAACTGCACTTACCCAG ATGGAGTCTGCGTGTGTTTCAATTCATGAAGCTTTGAAGTCTGTCATCGATTACCAGACTCACTTCCGCTTGAGGGAAGCACAGGGCCGCAGCAGAGCTGAGGATTTAAACACGAGGGTGGCTTACTGGTCAATAGGGGAAGCAATCATTCTTCTTGTCGTTAGTATCGGGCAGGTATTTCTCCTCAAAAGCTTCTTCTCGGATAAAAGAACCACAACAACCCGTGTTGGTTCATAA